A window from Micromonospora terminaliae encodes these proteins:
- a CDS encoding NAD(P)/FAD-dependent oxidoreductase, which yields MVVVGAGIAGVACATELARAGIPVEVRERARVTGGRMASKRFDGRTADLGAAYFTVDDPDFAAVVEAWRAGGLAREWTDTLVAYGPQGREDVAGPMRWAAPRGLRSLVEHLAGDLPVVHNRLVMTVEPGPRVDGRTAGAVVLAMPGPQAALLLDPALEAATRAVEAQRWSAALAGVLRFPARRWPDFRGAFVNGHPVLSSVCDDGDRRGDGAPVLVAHTTSEFAAGHLLQPTAAGPAIEQAVRDLFGLPEPAELTHVHRWTYAKPVAGGAGPYHLDDDGIGLAGDAFGRPRVQGAWRSGRDLGRALAARLLADRG from the coding sequence GTGGTGGTGGTCGGCGCGGGCATCGCCGGGGTGGCCTGCGCCACCGAGCTGGCCCGGGCCGGCATCCCGGTGGAGGTCCGGGAACGGGCCCGCGTGACCGGCGGGCGGATGGCGAGCAAGCGCTTCGACGGCCGCACCGCCGACCTGGGCGCCGCCTACTTCACGGTCGACGACCCGGACTTCGCCGCCGTCGTCGAGGCATGGCGCGCCGGCGGGCTGGCCCGGGAGTGGACCGACACGCTGGTCGCGTACGGGCCGCAGGGGCGCGAGGACGTGGCCGGCCCGATGCGCTGGGCGGCCCCGCGCGGGCTCCGCTCGCTGGTGGAGCATCTGGCCGGTGACCTGCCGGTGGTGCACAACCGGCTGGTCATGACGGTCGAGCCGGGCCCCCGGGTGGACGGCCGGACCGCCGGGGCCGTGGTGCTCGCCATGCCGGGCCCGCAGGCCGCCCTGCTGCTCGACCCGGCGCTCGAGGCGGCCACCCGGGCGGTCGAGGCCCAGCGCTGGTCCGCCGCGCTGGCCGGGGTGCTGCGCTTCCCGGCCCGCCGCTGGCCGGACTTCCGCGGCGCGTTCGTCAACGGGCATCCCGTGCTGAGCTCGGTCTGCGACGACGGGGACCGGCGCGGCGACGGCGCGCCGGTGCTGGTCGCGCACACCACCTCCGAGTTCGCCGCCGGGCACCTGCTCCAGCCCACCGCCGCCGGCCCGGCGATCGAGCAGGCCGTCCGCGACCTGTTCGGCCTGCCCGAGCCGGCCGAGCTCACCCACGTGCACCGCTGGACGTACGCGAAACCGGTCGCCGGCGGTGCGGGGCCCTACCACCTGGACGACGACGGGATCGGCCTGGCCGGCGACGCCTTCGGGCGGCCCCGGGTGCAGGGCGCGTGGCGCTCCGGCCGCGACCTGGGCCGCGCCCTGGCGGCCCG
- a CDS encoding DUF3072 domain-containing protein, which produces MADRNNNGSKAPVNPDAAVKDPDDWVTGDEPPTAAQESYLHTLAREAGEEVPDGLTKAEASRRIDELQAETGRGR; this is translated from the coding sequence ATGGCCGACCGCAACAACAACGGCAGCAAGGCCCCCGTCAACCCGGACGCCGCCGTCAAGGACCCGGACGACTGGGTCACCGGCGACGAGCCGCCGACGGCGGCGCAGGAGTCGTACCTGCACACCCTGGCCCGGGAGGCCGGCGAGGAGGTGCCGGACGGGCTGACCAAGGCTGAGGCGTCCCGCCGGATCGACGAGCTCCAGGCGGAGACCGGCCGCGGCCGGTGA
- a CDS encoding metallophosphoesterase family protein — protein MELVIMADTHVPKRARDLPAPLWAAVEAADVVLHAGDWVDVSLLDELEARSRRLVGVYGNNDGPPLRARLPEVARVELGGLRVAVVHETGPKTRREERCAADFGDCDLLVFGHSHIPWDTVAPGGLRLLNPGSPTDRRAQPHATYLTARAAAGRLDRVELHRLPPR, from the coding sequence ATGGAGCTGGTCATCATGGCCGACACGCACGTGCCGAAGCGGGCGCGGGACCTGCCGGCGCCGCTCTGGGCAGCGGTCGAGGCCGCCGACGTGGTGCTGCACGCCGGGGACTGGGTGGACGTGTCGCTGCTGGACGAGCTGGAGGCCCGGTCCCGCCGGCTGGTCGGGGTGTACGGCAACAACGACGGGCCGCCACTGCGCGCCCGGCTGCCGGAGGTGGCCCGGGTCGAACTGGGCGGGCTGCGCGTCGCCGTGGTGCACGAGACCGGGCCGAAGACCCGCCGGGAGGAGCGCTGCGCCGCCGACTTCGGTGACTGCGACCTGCTGGTCTTCGGGCACTCCCACATCCCCTGGGACACGGTGGCCCCGGGCGGACTGCGGCTGCTCAACCCCGGCTCACCCACCGACCGGCGGGCCCAGCCCCACGCGACCTACCTGACCGCGCGGGCGGCGGCGGGACGGCTCGACCGGGTCGAGCTGCACCGCCTGCCCCCGCGCTGA